In Candidatus Falkowbacteria bacterium, one DNA window encodes the following:
- a CDS encoding DUF4870 domain-containing protein, translating into MPKPIVFDPDVQSSRLIAALSYFWILFLIPLLLKRDSKFAQFHAKQGLVLFIVEFIVSLIMWVPLIGQVLFLATIVLAVAGIVKAYSGEWWKLPFIYKWSEKIKI; encoded by the coding sequence ATGCCTAAACCAATCGTTTTTGATCCAGATGTTCAGTCATCACGCTTGATTGCAGCTTTGTCTTATTTTTGGATTTTATTTCTTATTCCTTTGCTTCTAAAGCGTGATTCAAAATTCGCTCAGTTTCATGCTAAGCAAGGCTTAGTTTTATTCATTGTTGAATTCATTGTTAGCTTAATAATGTGGGTGCCTTTGATTGGTCAAGTTTTATTCTTAGCTACAATTGTTTTGGCAGTCGCTGGTATTGTTAAGGCCTACTCTGGTGAATGGTGGAAATTACCTTTTATTTATAAGTGGAGTGAAAAAATCAAGATTTAA
- the hisS gene encoding histidine--tRNA ligase: MPSRTFGAKKKVPNPAPRSSRRGEPPTKLKGTKDIIPEEWRYWRLVADKALQLAKIYDFDRLETPLLEPLMLFERAFGKQSDMVTKNLYSFLDHDNDKVALRPQLRPSLVRAAMEHALIDETKFAKLCMLGPVFRYDRIQSGLLRQHTQWSLDVINNLSPIADALVIMIGYNFFKELQLEVRVDINSLGDAECRAAYSAKLAEFYKEQTKKIKLPLELKKQLAKHPIEGLSSTDEKLQEINQDAPAIVDFLSEEAKNHFFAIIEHLDAFGVPYNLNSKLFGGTTDYYNRTVFEFISPEEEGRKETVLGSGGRYDNLFDRLFGKPISAVGLAIGLERTVSRIRNLNLPVEDPASDIYLAQLGDQPRQKALAMFEELRKAGFKVSQGFLHSALKHQLEEAQRMNVRYTLILGQKELMDGTIIIRDMESGAQEVVDAKKIIHEIEKRLGSK; the protein is encoded by the coding sequence ATGCCCTCACGAACATTTGGTGCTAAGAAAAAAGTTCCCAATCCAGCTCCGCGTTCATCTCGCAGAGGTGAACCACCGACAAAGCTTAAAGGAACTAAAGATATCATTCCTGAAGAATGGCGTTATTGGCGACTTGTGGCTGATAAAGCTTTGCAGCTAGCTAAGATTTATGATTTTGATCGCCTAGAAACACCTTTACTTGAACCATTGATGTTGTTTGAACGTGCCTTCGGAAAGCAAAGCGATATGGTTACAAAAAATCTTTATTCTTTCCTTGACCATGATAATGATAAAGTAGCTCTACGCCCACAACTTCGACCATCTTTGGTCAGGGCTGCCATGGAGCATGCTTTAATTGATGAAACCAAATTTGCTAAGCTTTGTATGCTTGGTCCAGTTTTCCGTTATGACCGCATTCAATCTGGTTTGTTAAGACAGCATACTCAGTGGTCTTTAGATGTTATAAATAATCTATCACCAATCGCTGATGCCTTGGTAATCATGATTGGTTATAACTTTTTCAAAGAGTTACAACTTGAAGTTAGAGTTGATATTAATAGTTTAGGTGATGCTGAATGTCGTGCCGCTTACTCAGCTAAGTTAGCCGAGTTCTATAAAGAGCAAACTAAAAAAATTAAATTACCGCTTGAGTTAAAGAAACAATTAGCTAAGCATCCAATTGAAGGCTTGTCTTCGACTGATGAAAAGTTACAAGAAATTAATCAAGACGCTCCAGCAATTGTTGATTTCTTATCAGAAGAAGCAAAAAATCATTTCTTTGCTATTATCGAACATCTTGATGCTTTTGGTGTGCCATATAATCTTAACTCAAAATTATTTGGCGGGACTACGGATTATTACAACCGAACAGTTTTTGAATTTATTTCTCCAGAAGAAGAAGGTCGTAAAGAAACTGTGCTTGGATCTGGTGGTCGTTATGATAATTTATTTGATCGCTTATTCGGTAAGCCAATTAGCGCCGTTGGTCTAGCAATTGGTCTAGAAAGAACCGTTAGCCGCATCCGAAATTTGAATTTACCGGTTGAAGATCCAGCGTCTGATATTTATCTAGCTCAGTTAGGTGATCAGCCAAGACAAAAAGCTTTGGCCATGTTTGAAGAATTACGTAAGGCTGGTTTTAAGGTTAGCCAAGGCTTTCTTCATAGCGCCTTAAAACATCAACTTGAAGAAGCCCAGAGAATGAATGTTCGCTACACTTTGATTTTGGGACAGAAAGAATTGATGGACGGTACAATAATTATTCGTGACATGGAATCAGGTGCTCAAGAAGTGGTTGATGCCAAGAAGATTATTCACGAGATTGAGAAAAGATTGGGCTCTAAATAG
- the ppsA gene encoding phosphoenolpyruvate synthase: MTFIKFFKDLGIKDVPTVGGKNASLGEMYRTLTSKGIRVPNGFATTAEAYRHFFKATGLEAQIRKILKGLDTHNVNDLARRGKQIREIIIKAEFPAELKREITTAYDKLSKMHKTKHLHVAVRSSATAEDLPDASFAGQQETYLNISGHEALLIAVKKCIASLFTNRAISYRVDKKFDHFSIALSAGIQKMVRSDLASSGVMFSIDTESGFKDVVLINSIYGLGENIVQGKVSPDEFLVFKPTGQIISKNHSRKRIKMIYNFKGENPVKDVPVKADEQTKFSITDAQVKELARAAMMIEAHYKKPMDMEWALDGNENKLYIVQARPETVQSMRDYNIIEEYQLASHPHPVVRGKSVGSRIGSGEANKIMDIKEISKFKKGQVLVTDMTDPDWEPIMKIASAIVTDKGGRTCHAAIISRELGIPCVVGTENVSHVIKSGDKITVDCSTGDDGFVYPGIVPFKVKKTNIKSLGRPKTKMMMNIGTPEIAFTSSFIPNDGVGLAREEFIVNNYIKAHPMALINYPNIADKKAKKEIEKITEGWDDKKQFFIDKLAQGVGIIAAAFYPKPVIIRLSDFKTNEYANLVGGRAYEPIESNPMMGWRGASRYYDPAYQAAFVLECLALKKVRDVMGLKNLKIMIPMCRTVEEGKKVIEIMAKHGLKQGKEGLQIYAMAEIPTNIILAEKFAKIFDGFSIGSNDLTQFTMAIDRDAGILKVAGVANEENGAVKSLISYLIEVGKKTNTKVGICGQGPSDIPSFARFLVEKGIDSISLNPDTIIKTTIDILKTEKRLKR, from the coding sequence ATGACTTTTATAAAATTTTTTAAGGACTTAGGAATTAAAGACGTTCCAACCGTTGGTGGTAAGAACGCTTCTTTGGGTGAAATGTATCGTACGCTTACCTCTAAAGGTATTCGTGTGCCAAATGGTTTTGCTACTACTGCCGAGGCCTACCGACATTTTTTCAAAGCTACGGGGCTAGAAGCACAAATCAGAAAGATTTTGAAAGGACTTGATACTCATAATGTAAACGATCTTGCACGCCGTGGTAAGCAGATTAGAGAAATAATTATTAAGGCAGAATTTCCAGCGGAATTAAAGCGTGAAATCACTACAGCTTATGACAAGTTGTCTAAAATGCATAAAACTAAGCATTTACACGTTGCGGTTCGTTCTTCAGCCACTGCTGAAGATTTACCAGATGCATCTTTTGCAGGTCAGCAAGAGACCTACCTTAATATAAGCGGCCACGAAGCACTTTTGATTGCTGTTAAAAAATGTATTGCTTCTTTATTTACCAACCGCGCTATTTCTTACCGCGTTGATAAAAAGTTTGATCATTTTTCAATCGCCTTGTCAGCCGGTATTCAGAAAATGGTTCGCTCAGATCTAGCTTCTTCCGGTGTTATGTTTTCCATTGATACTGAATCAGGTTTTAAGGATGTCGTTTTGATTAACTCAATTTATGGCTTAGGTGAAAACATTGTCCAAGGCAAAGTCAGCCCTGATGAATTTTTAGTTTTCAAGCCAACCGGACAAATTATTTCTAAAAATCACAGCCGCAAGCGCATCAAAATGATTTATAATTTTAAGGGTGAAAATCCAGTCAAAGATGTGCCGGTTAAGGCTGATGAACAAACTAAGTTTTCCATTACTGATGCTCAAGTTAAGGAATTAGCACGTGCTGCTATGATGATTGAAGCTCATTATAAAAAACCAATGGACATGGAATGGGCTTTAGATGGTAATGAAAACAAATTGTACATCGTTCAAGCTCGTCCAGAAACAGTTCAGAGCATGCGCGATTATAATATTATTGAAGAGTACCAGTTAGCTTCTCACCCTCATCCAGTTGTTCGAGGTAAGAGTGTTGGTTCAAGAATTGGATCAGGCGAAGCTAATAAGATAATGGATATTAAAGAAATATCTAAGTTCAAGAAAGGTCAGGTTTTGGTAACTGATATGACTGACCCAGATTGGGAGCCAATTATGAAGATTGCCTCAGCTATTGTGACTGATAAAGGTGGCCGTACTTGTCACGCCGCGATTATCTCTCGTGAGTTAGGTATTCCTTGTGTAGTTGGAACTGAAAATGTTAGCCATGTTATTAAGAGTGGTGACAAGATTACAGTTGATTGTTCGACTGGTGATGATGGCTTTGTCTATCCAGGTATTGTGCCTTTCAAAGTTAAAAAAACTAACATTAAATCGCTTGGCCGACCAAAGACTAAGATGATGATGAATATTGGAACACCAGAAATTGCTTTTACCTCTTCCTTTATTCCTAATGACGGCGTCGGTCTAGCGAGAGAAGAATTCATCGTTAACAATTATATTAAAGCTCACCCAATGGCTTTAATAAATTACCCAAATATCGCCGATAAAAAAGCTAAAAAAGAAATTGAAAAAATTACTGAAGGTTGGGATGATAAAAAACAATTCTTTATTGATAAGTTGGCTCAGGGAGTCGGGATCATCGCCGCGGCGTTCTACCCGAAACCAGTTATTATTCGTTTGTCGGATTTTAAAACTAATGAATACGCCAACTTAGTTGGTGGTAGGGCTTATGAGCCAATTGAATCAAACCCAATGATGGGTTGGCGTGGTGCTAGTCGTTATTATGATCCAGCTTATCAAGCAGCTTTCGTTCTAGAATGTTTAGCTTTGAAAAAAGTTCGTGATGTTATGGGCTTAAAGAATTTGAAAATCATGATTCCAATGTGCCGTACTGTCGAAGAAGGCAAGAAGGTGATTGAGATTATGGCAAAGCATGGTTTGAAGCAAGGTAAAGAAGGTTTACAAATTTATGCTATGGCTGAAATTCCTACTAACATAATTTTGGCGGAAAAGTTTGCTAAAATTTTTGATGGCTTTTCAATTGGTTCAAACGACCTAACTCAGTTCACAATGGCAATTGACCGTGATGCTGGTATTTTGAAAGTTGCTGGTGTGGCCAATGAAGAAAATGGAGCTGTTAAGTCATTAATTAGTTATTTGATTGAAGTTGGCAAAAAGACTAATACTAAGGTTGGTATTTGTGGTCAAGGACCAAGCGATATACCGTCTTTTGCTCGCTTCTTGGTTGAGAAAGGAATTGACAGTATCTCCCTAAACCCTGATACTATTATCAAGACAACAATAGATATTCTTAAGACTGAGAAGCGTCTTAAGCGATAA
- the lepB gene encoding signal peptidase I yields the protein MKKFLSFVFDVVKMIVISLAIIIPIRYFLVQPFYVKGASMEPNFHENEYLMVDEISYRFKTPQRGDVIVFRYPKDPQEYYIKRLIGLPGETVEIKDGSVYITEENGLISKVEEPYLPAYVTTVALTEGAVKLGPDEYYMMGDNRNGSKDSRSFGPVKKSFVIGRVFLRGWPVSDFGLINGGASGLSK from the coding sequence ATGAAAAAATTTCTTTCCTTTGTTTTTGATGTGGTAAAAATGATTGTTATTTCTTTAGCAATTATTATTCCGATTCGTTATTTTTTGGTTCAACCCTTTTACGTTAAGGGTGCTTCAATGGAGCCAAATTTTCATGAAAATGAATATTTAATGGTTGACGAAATTTCTTATCGTTTTAAGACCCCGCAACGCGGCGACGTTATCGTTTTTCGCTATCCAAAAGATCCACAAGAATATTACATTAAGCGTTTAATTGGTTTGCCTGGCGAAACAGTTGAAATCAAAGATGGCTCAGTTTATATAACTGAAGAAAATGGCTTAATCTCTAAGGTTGAAGAGCCATATTTGCCAGCTTATGTTACAACCGTCGCCTTAACTGAAGGCGCAGTTAAACTTGGTCCGGATGAATATTATATGATGGGTGATAATCGTAATGGTTCTAAAGATTCACGTAGTTTTGGTCCAGTTAAAAAAAGTTTTGTTATTGGCCGAGTTTTCTTACGCGGTTGGCCAGTTAGCGACTTTGGTTTAATTAATGGCGGCGCTTCTGGGCTGTCAAAATAA
- the tsaD gene encoding tRNA (adenosine(37)-N6)-threonylcarbamoyltransferase complex transferase subunit TsaD codes for MYILAIETSCDETAASVAEGSGNKLKIISNVVSSQIKIHQKYGGVVPEVAAREHVINIIPVIDEALKKAGLDRKTASKKLSAIGVTIGPGLITSLMIGVETAKSLAYVWRLPLVAVNHIEGHIYSNFIDREKTKFPTIILTVSGGHTQLVLLKNHLSYKTIGETRDDAAGEAFDKAAQLLGLGYPGGPIISKFAEMFDGKKTIASLPRPMLDSKNYDFSFSGLKTALLYATQKDKNFKKKIPEYAFEFQEAVVDVLVTKTIRAAKEYKARSVFLAGGVAANIRLREKLAEEVKKIDLEFSMPKMEYTTDNAAMIASAAYFKFKSKKTVPWQKIKVDPNLEL; via the coding sequence ATGTATATATTAGCTATAGAAACAAGCTGTGATGAGACTGCGGCATCCGTCGCAGAAGGCTCTGGAAATAAGCTTAAAATTATTTCAAATGTCGTTTCCTCACAAATAAAAATTCACCAAAAATACGGCGGGGTTGTGCCTGAGGTAGCTGCGCGCGAACACGTCATCAATATAATTCCTGTAATTGACGAGGCTTTGAAGAAAGCTGGTTTAGATAGAAAAACTGCATCTAAAAAACTTTCCGCGATCGGCGTCACAATTGGGCCAGGCTTAATCACCTCTTTAATGATTGGCGTCGAAACAGCTAAGTCTTTGGCTTATGTTTGGAGATTACCGCTCGTGGCGGTTAATCATATTGAAGGTCATATCTACAGCAACTTTATCGACCGAGAAAAAACTAAATTCCCAACAATTATTCTCACTGTTTCTGGCGGACACACACAATTAGTTTTATTAAAGAATCATCTTAGCTATAAGACTATTGGCGAGACACGAGATGACGCGGCTGGCGAAGCTTTTGATAAAGCAGCGCAACTTTTGGGTTTAGGTTATCCTGGTGGACCGATTATTTCTAAATTCGCCGAGATGTTCGACGGTAAAAAGACTATTGCCAGCTTACCTCGACCGATGCTGGATTCTAAAAATTATGATTTTTCTTTTTCTGGCTTAAAAACCGCTTTACTGTACGCCACACAAAAAGATAAAAACTTTAAAAAGAAAATTCCTGAGTATGCTTTTGAATTTCAAGAAGCAGTTGTCGATGTTTTAGTCACCAAAACAATTCGCGCCGCTAAAGAATATAAAGCTAGGTCAGTTTTCTTAGCAGGCGGAGTGGCGGCAAATATTAGATTGCGAGAAAAATTAGCTGAAGAAGTAAAAAAAATTGACCTAGAATTTTCTATGCCAAAAATGGAATACACAACTGATAATGCGGCGATGATTGCCTCAGCCGCTTACTTCAAATTTAAATCTAAAAAAACTGTTCCCTGGCAAAAAATTAAAGTTGATCCAAATTTGGAATTATAA